In Eriocheir sinensis breed Jianghai 21 chromosome 59, ASM2467909v1, whole genome shotgun sequence, the genomic stretch TCAGCCCCATTTTCGTAgtcggcattgtgtgtgtgtgtgtgtgtgtgtgtgtgtgtgtgtgtgtgtgtgtgtgtgtgtgtgtgtgtgtgtgtgtgtgtgtgtgtgtgtgtgtgtgtgtgtgtgtgtgtgtgtcagaacggATACAGGCATAATGGAAATCCCACTCGAgaagttttatgtttatttttttttccttatcaacGTTCAGGAAGATAACGTTTAGTCTttcctatttgtgtgtgtgtgtgtatgtgtgtgagagagagagagagagagagagagagagagagagagagagagagagagagagagagagagagagagagagagagagagatttaaactgGCCATGCTTCGGTACCGCTCGTAGCCTAGAtaatcactgtgtgtgtgtgtgtgtgtgtgtgtgtgtgtgtgtgtgtgtgcattagctGGTGTTTATATAAGATAGTGacgacgacaataataataataataatagtagtagtagtagtagtagtagtagtagtagtagtagtagtagtagtagtagtagtagtagtagtagtagtagtagtagttagcctAAAATGTATACCAATCTACATAATCCATCAAGCCATGTATACATTCAAGTGTCTTATTGGCAGCCACACGTGTAGGTAATTATTCCCAATTATTAAGCACGTTAGAACACCTGGGAGGGAGCCACACACACGCGGGGCTTTCCATCCTGAAGGTAAGGTTGGCCCTCTACCGcactccctctctttattccctactccttcccttacttcaccTACTCCTTTCTgtacctcgctccctcccttgacctcctTCTCCCTTACATCCCCTACTCCTTTCTgtacctcgctccctcccttgacctcctTCTCCCTTACATCACCTACTCCTTTCTgtacctcgctccctcccttgacctcctTCTCCCTTACATCACCTACTCCTTTCTGTACCTCGCTCCTCCCTTGACCTCCTTCTCCCTTACATCACCTACTCCTTTCTGTACCTcgctcctcccttatcttccctctctccttcttctgtagctccctcattcctcccttactTAACCTACCTCTTTCTGTACCTcgctcctcccttaccttccctccctccctcttctgtatctccctccttccctccttttccttcccctactccttctgtacctccctccctcatgaCGCCCGTTTAGTCAtctcaacaataataataataataataataataataacaatagtgacTCCAGACAGCCACTTCCTCGGCCTTCCCTCGGTCTTTTCCTTCCGTTGACGTCAGAATGAGCCTATAAAACTTACTTGTCTTCCGGCAGAGGTGATCTTGCTGCGATGGAAGGCGCGGAGGGAGAGGCGAGAGAGCGGCGGccacagggaggaggagaaggggaaggaggaggaggagcaggaggaggagaaggaggaggtgagccTTCACATCCATCTGAAGGACACGAGGACAAGGCTTCGTCAGGAAAAGGTTACGTCATATAccaggtaacaacaacaacaataataataataataataataataataataataataataataataataataataataataataataataataataatagtaataatagtgatgTTAGCAATAGGATGATTCTGCAAACAATggtgatagtctctctctctctctctctctctctctctctctctctctctctctctctctctcatcatcaatcTTCTCGTTTTCAGTTCCATATTATAAAACAAAcaacaatggtgtgtgtgtgtgtgtgtgtgtgtgtgtgtgtgtgtgtgtgtgtgtgtgtgtgtgtgtgtgtgcgtgcgctatCATAGAAGTCTATCTTTATGGAAACAATGCGATGCGTCCTGTGttgcaagcgagagagagagagagagagcgtgatcTGTTGCCACTCCCTTACACacatgctatctctctctctcttcaaagacTTCCTTCCTCAATGTGACGGATATGAGCATCGAGGTCGCGCGCAGTAGTATCCCCTCAACTTTATCTTTATCCATAAGCTTCCTATGGTTTCGTTACAGGGCATGGCAGCGCTCTCCGTGGGCCTGGGTAACATGATGGCGTCTATGGCTATGGGCTACACCTCCCCTGCCCTGCCGTCTATGAGAGCTGACCCGAGTATTGAGATCACCACGGAGGAGGTTAGTGTCATGCTCACCGTTGCTAAATtaatatcgtactcagagcatagtatttaccggtttatgacccctaactattgccaagaaatatCAGGATCtagctattttaacgataactataaatttgtTTCTTAATTGGAGCCCAGAGGACAGTTTTgcggtaggaagtcgggaaatataagctgctaagtacaacaatctggcaacgttggtcatgCTCCCCTGCTAATGTTCGGGTGGCTGAAGGACGGTAGAACTCTATATggacggtccaaaattcagtccgTCAATTTTGTATGGCAgatatataacaacacttccagattacggttgaatctatatatagacgatagttaaaacacctcttatgcggcgtaactatatttatgctacggtcctaaggtcggcagtgaaGACGGTTAATAttggggggagctactcttcaaatactgccgccGTCTAAGGGCTAACATTTCGGCGCACAAGCATGTATTTGACAAAGCTTTAgtgggcgttttgggcatttccagaggtagtttaatgacacTAGttgtagtttggcccttcttctgtgccatgaacctacataaatactcattagaacccgattgatcaccttttcggactttggaaatagaTAATGTGACCCGAGGTATGACAGTTTCCCACACACTTTACATCCTAACTAACGCCATGTAAGTCAGATATATCAAAATGCCAAATAGCTTCACTGACCTCTAACACAACACAACGTCCTGATTCCCGCTACAGGAGTCGTGGGTAGGCGCCGTCATGCCCCTAGCGGCCCTCTTCGGCAGCGTGGTCGCGGGGCCTTTGGTGGACAAGTTCGGGCGACGCTTCACACTCATGCACCTCAACTGGCCTTACTGTTTGTGTAGGTTTGCCGCGCTCTCTACGGGCTGTCTCTTACTCTGTTCCAGGCTTACCCTACCTTTGGTTACTCCCCGTCGCTTCTATATACatccctgccccttcccttcgTTACGGGTGTCTCTGTTGTTGTTCTGTTGATCTTCGGGGGGTTAGCCTTTGCAGCGGCTCCCTTACTCTGTTTATATACTTATCTCTTACTCTATTATCTGGCTACTACTGATACACACTTCCCCCTCGACATACCTGCAGCCTGGATCCTCATAGCCAGTGCCGGGGGCGTGGGCGGCGTTGTGTCCGGGCGCGTGCTCGGCGGCATGTGTGTAGGTGTTCAGGCGGTGGTGGGTTCTGTCTTCATGCCGGAGATGATTCAGCTGGAGTTCCGTCAAGTGTTCGTCGCCTTCCCCGCCTTCTTCGGCAACCTGGGTGAGTACACGAAGGAAACAAATTAGTGTCAGGTGTTACAGCTTGACCTAACACATGACGGCGGTACATACAGGTGAAGGTCCTGGTGTCTGCCGCCTACCCGTCTTCTTCGGTAACCTGGGTGAGTGGACGAAGAGGAAGCATACAGAAAATAGTTAGTCACGTAATATAATGGATGAATCGCGCAAACTAAACACCTAAAACAAGTGTAcctgaaagacagacaggcagacaaataaaTAGGTAGAGGCCGGAGGCCCGGGAGGAGGGAGGCCCTGCTAACCGTGCCCCCCTTCAGGCATGCTGGTGAGCTTCGCGCTGGGGCAGGCCTTGTCGTGGCGGGGCCTGGCGCGCCTGGGGGCCAGCCTGTCCCTGCTGCCCGTgccgctgttgctgctgctgcccgaGACGCCCCAGCACCTCACCCGCACAGGTACGTACGTCTTCGGGCACCTCCTCATACAGCCTCAATATCTTCATGTACTCCCTCACTTCTTATACGGCCTCAGTTTGCTCCGCGTGCCCTTGGCTAACCCCTGAGCGTGCCACTCCTCAGGGCAGCGGGAGGCGTCCGTCAGGGCCCTGCGCCAGATGAGGGCGTCGGGCTCGGCCGCTGATCGAGCGCAGAAGGAGATTGAGGCGGGCGCGGCCAGCAGGgccgggcagcagcaggaggtgagCGCGTTGGAGCTGGCCCGCGCGCCGAACCTGTGGCCGGTGGGCGTGGCCATGGGGCTGATGGTGGCCCAGCAGACCACGGGCATCACCGCCGTGGTGTTCTTCGCCTCCACCATCCTGGCGGCGGCCGGGGAGGGCCTCGCCGCCAGCGCCTCCGTCTTTTTGGGCGCCATCAACATGCTCGGCACCGTCGTCGGCATCTACTGCGTCGCCAAGATGAAGCGGCGAGACAGTCTGCTGCTGTCCACCTACGGCGTGGTGGGGGCGCTGCTGGTGCTGGCCGCCTTCTTCTGGGCCAGGGAGGCGGGGGGCGCCGCGATGCAGCTGGCAAAcaggtgagtagtagtagtagtagcatgttGCCTGAGTAGTGGTGAATATTGTCCAGTCTTCGTAGCACGCCGTCCACACCCACGCGTCCCTCACGCCTCGCCCTTGTCCTCCCCATGCAGTCTGTACCTGATGCCCGTGGTGGCCCTGGTGGCCTACATGCTGTGTTTCGCCGTGGGCTGGGGACCCGTGCCCTGGGTGTTCCTGGGGGAGGGCATGCCCAGCCAGGTGCGGGGCAAGGCCGCCGCCACGGTGGTGGCCGTCAACTGGGCCTCCGCCTTCGTGGTCACCAAGACTTTCGGCTGGAGCCTCGCCACGCTGGGCTCCGCTGCCACCTTCCTCTCCTACGCCgccttcaccgccgccgccgccgccctgctgCGGCCCGCCATGCCTGAGACCTTCGGCCGCTCCACGCCGGAGATGGACAAGATCTACAGAGACGCCGCCGGCAAGAAGCAGCAATAACCCCAGGCGGCACCCGGCCCAGGCACACTCTGGCACGCCCTGGCCCTGGCCCCCCGCCTGTCACGCGCCCCCACGGGCTGGCTGTCACGCCCCCTCACGGGCTGGCTGTCACGCCCCGAACAAGGCGACGAGAGAAGTCTGATAAGTTGGTTTGCGGGGTACACACACACTACCGTGGCTGCAGGAGCTGACCAAGCTGTGAGTGCGTGGCAGCAGGCTGTTATCCGAGGCTGTCAATACGCCCAACACTTCCCTGACAACACGCCTGCCAGTACCCGCCGCGGCCATGACCACCTCAACACAATGGCAGCCGTCCCTCACCACGCCGCCGACACCACCAATTAACCTGTTACAAGTGTTCCCCAAGGCTGTCAACACACACAACATTTCCCTAACTCACTACAAGCTCACACACACTAACCTGTTGTCTGCCGCGGCGAAAGTCACCTCAAAAGGAACAAGCCAGTGGGCGGGTTCCTTCCCCCCGCCGCCTCCCCGCCACACTGCCCAGGCGGGAACTCAAATGAGGTTCTAAATTATTTATATCGACAAATAAATCTAAATTCAGCTCACTTCATGCTTTTTTCCCTTTATATATTATTTCTGGAACTCAGTGGTATTAGACTGGTTTACTGAGTGGCTATCAGGCTGACCTAGTTAAATGAAGTGGTATTAGACAGTATAaccagaaaatatatataaattcagCTCACCatgcttttttcttctcttcccttgtatATCATGTCTGGAACTCTGTGGTATTAGACTATTGTTTATTAAGAGGGGGTGACTTTAGTTGAATTCAAGAG encodes the following:
- the LOC126985220 gene encoding facilitated trehalose transporter Tret1-2 homolog isoform X1, producing MEGAEGEARERRPQGGGEGEGGGGAGGGEGGGEPSHPSEGHEDKASSGKGYVIYQGMAALSVGLGNMMASMAMGYTSPALPSMRADPSIEITTEEESWVGAVMPLAALFGSVVAGPLVDKFGRRFTLMHLNWPYCLSWILIASAGGVGGVVSGRVLGGMCVGVQAVVGSVFMPEMIQLEFRQVFVAFPAFFGNLGMLVSFALGQALSWRGLARLGASLSLLPVPLLLLLPETPQHLTRTGQREASVRALRQMRASGSAADRAQKEIEAGAASRAGQQQEVSALELARAPNLWPVGVAMGLMVAQQTTGITAVVFFASTILAAAGEGLAASASVFLGAINMLGTVVGIYCVAKMKRRDSLLLSTYGVVGALLVLAAFFWAREAGGAAMQLANSLYLMPVVALVAYMLCFAVGWGPVPWVFLGEGMPSQVRGKAAATVVAVNWASAFVVTKTFGWSLATLGSAATFLSYAAFTAAAAALLRPAMPETFGRSTPEMDKIYRDAAGKKQQ
- the LOC126985220 gene encoding facilitated trehalose transporter Tret1-2 homolog isoform X2; this encodes MAALSVGLGNMMASMAMGYTSPALPSMRADPSIEITTEEESWVGAVMPLAALFGSVVAGPLVDKFGRRFTLMHLNWPYCLSWILIASAGGVGGVVSGRVLGGMCVGVQAVVGSVFMPEMIQLEFRQVFVAFPAFFGNLGMLVSFALGQALSWRGLARLGASLSLLPVPLLLLLPETPQHLTRTGQREASVRALRQMRASGSAADRAQKEIEAGAASRAGQQQEVSALELARAPNLWPVGVAMGLMVAQQTTGITAVVFFASTILAAAGEGLAASASVFLGAINMLGTVVGIYCVAKMKRRDSLLLSTYGVVGALLVLAAFFWAREAGGAAMQLANSLYLMPVVALVAYMLCFAVGWGPVPWVFLGEGMPSQVRGKAAATVVAVNWASAFVVTKTFGWSLATLGSAATFLSYAAFTAAAAALLRPAMPETFGRSTPEMDKIYRDAAGKKQQ